A single region of the Methanobacteriaceae archaeon genome encodes:
- the hypA gene encoding hydrogenase maturation nickel metallochaperone HypA: MHELSMAQGIINAVLDTANENNATEVNEVTIEVGRLAMINPEQLQFILGVLIENTIMEDAKINFNEIPVEMECYDCNFKGEAILDDSDHYAPLVKCPECDSLKVEVLNGKDIIVKNIVIEKPDDA, from the coding sequence ATGCATGAATTATCTATGGCTCAAGGCATAATTAATGCAGTATTAGATACTGCAAATGAAAATAATGCTACTGAAGTTAATGAAGTTACAATTGAAGTTGGAAGATTAGCTATGATTAATCCAGAACAACTACAATTTATTTTAGGTGTTTTAATTGAAAATACTATAATGGAAGATGCTAAAATCAATTTTAATGAAATTCCAGTAGAAATGGAATGTTATGATTGTAATTTCAAGGGTGAAGCTATACTAGATGATAGTGATCATTATGCACCTCTTGTTAAATGCCCTGAATGTGATAGTCTTAAAGTAGAAGTATTAAATGGAAAAGACATCATTGTTAAAAATATTGTTATAGAAAAGCCTGATGATGCTTAA
- the hypB gene encoding hydrogenase nickel incorporation protein HypB, protein MHQVADVEVAKNIMDANKRLADKNLKNLDDKNIFCVDFVGAIGSGKTTLVEEIIDNTDYKIGVLAGDVISKFDAGRIEKHEVPVVGLNTGKECHLDAHLVGHGLADLPLDDLDMVIIENVGNLICPVDFELGSHLRIVVVSVTEGDDTVEKHPIIFQTSDVVVINKVDLADAVGADADKMVADAKKLNPNIKIIKSSLKQGIGLDEIIGAIEEAMN, encoded by the coding sequence ATGCACCAAGTCGCTGATGTAGAAGTTGCAAAAAATATTATGGATGCTAATAAAAGATTAGCAGATAAAAACTTAAAAAATTTAGATGATAAAAACATTTTCTGTGTTGATTTTGTAGGAGCAATCGGTTCTGGTAAAACAACACTTGTAGAAGAAATTATTGATAATACTGATTACAAAATAGGTGTTCTTGCAGGAGATGTAATCTCAAAATTCGATGCAGGACGTATAGAAAAACATGAAGTTCCTGTTGTTGGTTTAAACACTGGAAAAGAATGTCATTTAGATGCACACCTTGTAGGTCACGGACTTGCAGATTTACCATTAGATGACTTAGATATGGTAATTATTGAAAATGTAGGAAACTTAATCTGTCCTGTTGACTTTGAACTTGGTTCCCATTTAAGAATCGTCGTTGTAAGTGTTACTGAAGGTGACGACACTGTAGAAAAACACCCAATCATTTTCCAAACCTCAGATGTTGTTGTAATCAACAAAGTTGATTTGGCAGATGCTGTTGGTGCAGATGCAGACAAAATGGTTGCTGATGCTAAAAAATTAAATCCTAATATTAAAATTATTAAATCCAGCCTTAAACAAGGTATTGGATTAGATGAAATTATTGGAGCTATTGAAGAAGCTATGAACTAA
- a CDS encoding DUF354 domain-containing protein produces the protein MKVWIDISNAPHVRFFKDVIKYLEAEGEDVIVTARQFGDIHKLMEMYDIDFISVGKHGVSLYDKLKESTSRVYNLVDVIHDEKVDVALSKHSIELPRISFGLGIPSLYVLDNEHALAANKLTLPLCDRIITPQIIDMWKLMKFGADPNSIISYNGTSELMHFKDFQYNDNIFDDLNLNLTHPKTILMRPEPSLASYLDADCSKSVLSPIVDELKDFANILILPRFKEQARIFEGIEGVSILKPPVDTSNIIKKCDLVIGAGGTMNREAAILQTPVISCYPGETLSVDQYYIDKGLMYRSQDTDEVIHKALEFIVNPHKQIDLKTDDLFQIIIDNLYDLAKNGK, from the coding sequence ATGAAAGTATGGATAGATATCTCAAATGCACCTCATGTAAGATTTTTTAAAGACGTTATTAAATATTTAGAAGCTGAAGGTGAGGATGTAATTGTTACAGCAAGGCAATTTGGTGATATCCATAAGTTAATGGAAATGTATGATATTGATTTCATTTCTGTTGGTAAACATGGTGTAAGCCTTTATGATAAATTAAAAGAGAGTACTTCAAGAGTATATAATCTTGTTGATGTTATACATGATGAAAAAGTAGATGTTGCACTTAGTAAACACTCTATTGAACTTCCTAGAATCAGTTTTGGTTTAGGAATTCCAAGTTTATATGTTCTTGACAATGAGCATGCATTAGCTGCTAATAAATTGACTCTCCCGTTATGTGACAGGATTATTACACCACAGATTATTGACATGTGGAAACTAATGAAATTCGGTGCAGATCCAAACTCCATTATCTCATATAATGGAACTTCAGAATTAATGCACTTTAAAGATTTCCAATATAATGACAATATCTTTGATGATTTAAACCTTAACTTAACTCATCCTAAAACCATCTTAATGAGACCTGAACCTTCTTTAGCATCTTACTTGGATGCTGACTGCAGCAAATCAGTTCTCTCTCCAATTGTTGATGAATTAAAAGATTTTGCTAATATTTTAATTCTTCCAAGATTTAAAGAACAGGCTAGGATTTTTGAAGGTATTGAAGGTGTTTCAATCTTAAAACCACCAGTAGATACTTCAAATATTATCAAAAAATGTGATTTGGTCATTGGTGCTGGAGGTACAATGAACAGAGAAGCTGCAATCTTGCAAACTCCTGTTATTTCATGTTATCCTGGAGAAACATTATCTGTTGATCAATATTACATTGATAAAGGCTTAATGTATCGTTCTCAGGATACTGATGAAGTTATTCATAAGGCATTAGAATTTATAGTCAATCCTCACAAGCAAATTGACCTTAAAACTGATGACTTATTCCAAATTATAATAGATAATTTATATGATTTAGCTAAAAATGGTAAATAG